A window of the Alnus glutinosa chromosome 4, dhAlnGlut1.1, whole genome shotgun sequence genome harbors these coding sequences:
- the LOC133866746 gene encoding uncharacterized protein LOC133866746, whose amino-acid sequence MGCLVSTPKDTGGNRRKPGNIGEVSVYVPGFRIPKPVDFFQSLGDHLTKNLAERLVALRTRIVVMAGQEAPTVTRTRRKTQHGGSTLADLQQALEDYLPVLLGLVKDGSQLQYKVQFVWVNQEDEAEETAMSNAWYEVLSVLHLMAMLSLSRANLLLLPRTPADGHQPKVSEDNRRASIDIFLKAAGYLDCAVRHVLPQLPAELRRNLPVDLAEGVLRALSLQALGQGVDIQLGMAIDSTKATLAVKRRLACEMVKYWQQAQDNIMNLPLANGWGEKHRHLVKWKYVEAKAAAYYYHGLILDEGNTEKYHGMAVAALQAADEYFKESRKACEAFNTSLPLSRYPPLWGTMKYLSEKIPKDTSSKVRINRDLYSYERIMETAPTLPDFALALKPDEYQLPPVDPSWNEEKINGGQTGSIQLKGDRR is encoded by the exons ATGGGATGCCTGGTATCAACACCGAAGGATACTGGTGGAAATAGAAGGAAGCCGGGAAACATTGGGGAAGTTTCTGTATATGTTCCTGGTTTTCGGATTCCTAAACCTGTTGATTTCTTCCAGTCACTTGGTGATCACTTGACCAAGAATTTAGCGGAACGCCTAGTTGCTCTAAGAACTCGTATTGTTGTAATGGCTGGTCAAGAAGCTCCAACAGTCACAAGAACGAGGAGAAAAACCCAACATG GAGGTTCAACCTTGGCTGATCTTCAGCAGGCTCTGGAAGATTACTTGCCTGTTCTTTTAGGACTAGTTAAAGATG GAAGTCAGCTACAATACAAGGTACAATTTGTATGGGTGAATCAGGAGGATGAGGCAGAG GAAACAGCCATGTCTAATGCTTGGTATGAGGTGTTGTCAGTTTTGCATTTGATGGCAATGCTATCATTATCACGGGCCAACTTATTACTTCTTCCAAGAACACCTGCTGATGGTCATCAGCCAAAGGTATCAGAAG ATAATAGACGTGCTTCAATTGATATTTTCTTGAAGGCAGCAGGATACCTAGATTGTGCTGTTCGACATGTTCTCCCACAGTTGCCTGCTGAACTCAG GAGAAATCTTCCAGTGGACCTAGCAGAAGGAGTTCTTCGAGCACTTAGCCTACAAGCATTGGGACAG GGTGTTGACATACAACTTGGAATGGCAATTGATAGTACCAAAGCTACTCTTGCAGTAAAGCGAAGACTTGCATGTGAGATGGTGAAGTACTGGCAGCAG GCTCAAGATAACATAATGAACCTCCCACTAGCAAATGGTTGGGGGGAAAAGCATCGTCACTTAGTGAAGTGGAAATATGTCGAAGCGAAG GCTGCAGCATATTATTATCATGGTTTGATCCTTGATGAGGGAAACACAGAAAAATACCATGGGATGGCTGTAGCTGCTTTGCAAGCGGCAGATGAGTATTTCAAAGAAAGTAGGAAGGCATGCGAGGCATTTAATACATCTCTTCCTCTGTCAAG ATATCCGCCACTTTGGGGAACCATGAAGTATCTCTCTGAGAAAATTCCAAAAGACACTTCAAGCAAGGTTCGGATAAACCGTGATCTGTACTCTTATGAAAG AATCATGGAAACGGCACCAACATTGCCTGACTTTGCATTGGCCCTGAAACCCGATGAATATCAACTTCCTCCAGTGGACCCCTCTTGGAACGAGGAGAAGATAAATGGAGGGCAAACTGGCAGCATCCAGCTCAAGGGTGACAGGAGATAA